A stretch of Dyella sp. BiH032 DNA encodes these proteins:
- a CDS encoding lysozyme inhibitor LprI family protein: protein MKMFRTIALPLTLALLANGTVALAADSTSQVIKRDAPKGISAAFYACIDKAGSDTTASAACLMDEKQKQDARLNAAYKKLLAKLDSKAKDQLVAAERAWLDLQGKTGRLETSLYGDETISNLQLTQNEIFRLCERANELEKYLSLADDQ, encoded by the coding sequence ATGAAGATGTTCAGGACGATCGCCCTCCCCCTCACTCTCGCGCTGCTCGCCAACGGCACCGTGGCACTGGCGGCGGACAGCACCAGCCAGGTCATCAAGCGCGACGCGCCCAAGGGCATCTCTGCCGCGTTCTACGCGTGCATCGACAAGGCCGGCTCGGACACCACCGCCAGCGCGGCCTGCCTGATGGACGAGAAGCAGAAGCAGGACGCCCGCCTCAACGCCGCCTACAAGAAGCTGCTCGCCAAGCTCGACAGCAAGGCGAAGGACCAGCTGGTCGCGGCTGAGAGAGCGTGGCTCGATCTGCAGGGCAAGACGGGCCGGCTCGAGACTTCGCTCTACGGCGACGAAACCATTTCCAATCTCCAGCTCACGCAGAACGAGATCTTCCGCCTCTGCGAGCGCGCCAACGAACTGGAAAAGTACCTGTCCCTCGCGGACGACCAATAA
- a CDS encoding peptidoglycan-binding domain-containing protein — translation MSGPNTHDADALSGAIYFAVGRGTEGGPSSYHLSIAGVTSGTSDPNWGKADKIVADSGYSLGTIQVDLGKRGTWALGSIDGSAPKAGETTYVDGIIDQSEKYAKDHGLKFTQDKAQLRADLLTHGNGENGRTTLSFINKDTRDSINAWASSEDGQKWIHKNVDYPQIKNATQSAMDMLDKYGKNIPEDHRLETIAILAKTENQMPSQMKKFEKVLKDGGDYDDVLAKANEIKGKYAYYDGPKAAAMAAEYKQAFDDPQKAAALERAQTKVSDANFNPAKAGDDADVKEALKAIGQGGRAHGGHGALKQGAHGDEVTKLQTDLAKLGYTDAHGRPLKPDGDFGPGTKAAVEKFQHDHHMKEDGVAGPKTLEALKKAAHPQVSLADPHNPGHAMYDQALQNVRAIDAARGRASDKMTENFAGSLAASARTHGLDRIDHVVLSDDGRRAYAVQGELNSPFKRIAEVDVAQSVAKPLEQSSTEFQRAAQQPQQPGQAPPQQHQQPPQTPQHEPQSMHR, via the coding sequence ATGTCAGGACCCAATACGCACGACGCCGACGCGCTTTCCGGCGCCATCTATTTCGCCGTCGGACGCGGCACCGAGGGCGGCCCGTCCTCGTACCACCTCTCCATCGCCGGCGTCACGTCCGGCACGTCCGACCCGAACTGGGGCAAGGCGGACAAGATCGTCGCCGACAGCGGCTACTCGCTCGGCACCATCCAGGTGGACCTCGGCAAGCGCGGCACCTGGGCGCTGGGCTCGATCGACGGTTCCGCGCCGAAGGCCGGCGAAACCACGTATGTGGACGGCATCATCGACCAGTCCGAGAAGTACGCGAAGGACCACGGCCTGAAGTTCACCCAGGACAAGGCGCAGCTGCGCGCGGACCTGCTCACCCACGGCAACGGCGAGAACGGCCGCACCACGCTGTCCTTCATCAACAAGGACACGCGCGACAGCATCAATGCCTGGGCGTCCTCGGAAGACGGCCAGAAGTGGATCCACAAGAACGTCGACTATCCGCAGATCAAGAACGCGACGCAGTCGGCGATGGACATGCTCGACAAGTACGGGAAGAACATCCCCGAAGACCATCGTCTGGAAACCATCGCCATCCTGGCGAAGACGGAAAACCAGATGCCGTCGCAGATGAAGAAGTTCGAGAAGGTCCTGAAGGACGGCGGCGATTACGACGACGTCCTGGCCAAGGCGAACGAGATCAAGGGCAAGTACGCCTACTACGACGGCCCGAAGGCCGCCGCGATGGCCGCGGAATACAAGCAGGCCTTCGACGATCCCCAGAAGGCCGCCGCACTCGAGCGCGCCCAGACCAAGGTGAGCGATGCCAACTTCAACCCGGCCAAGGCCGGCGACGACGCGGACGTCAAGGAAGCCCTGAAGGCCATCGGCCAGGGCGGCCGCGCGCACGGCGGGCACGGTGCGCTGAAGCAGGGCGCGCACGGCGACGAGGTCACCAAGCTGCAGACGGACCTGGCCAAGCTCGGCTACACCGATGCCCACGGCCGCCCGCTTAAGCCGGACGGCGACTTCGGCCCGGGTACCAAGGCGGCGGTCGAGAAGTTCCAGCACGACCATCACATGAAGGAAGACGGCGTTGCCGGTCCGAAGACGCTGGAAGCGCTGAAGAAGGCCGCGCATCCGCAGGTGAGCCTGGCCGATCCCCACAACCCCGGCCATGCGATGTACGACCAGGCGCTGCAGAACGTCCGCGCCATCGATGCCGCGCGCGGCCGTGCCTCGGACAAGATGACCGAGAACTTCGCCGGCTCGCTGGCGGCGTCCGCCCGCACGCACGGCCTGGACCGCATCGACCACGTCGTGCTGAGCGACGACGGCCGCCGCGCCTACGCCGTGCAGGGCGAGCTGAACTCGCCGTTCAAGCGGATCGCCGAAGTGGACGTAGCGCAGTCGGTGGCCAAGCCGCTGGAGCAGAGCAGCACCGAATTCCAGCGCGCCGCACAGCAACCGCAGCAACCCGGCCAGGCTCCGCCGCAGCAGCACCAGCAACCGCCGCAGACGCCGCAGCACGAGCCGCAGAGCATGCATCGATAA
- a CDS encoding DUF4785 domain-containing protein, whose translation MRIRLLTLALFAGALPLTAFAASQSLLPPQAGDLVPTLVHARIASPAATVSSRLSPAAPQVHEERQPIQVSWALNPADPLDAAPQPVRRESREYWREVSDTELQRGVELSTTAPGAIIRLSPGQGSARIQAADMRLQIGGKQFDGRTATRHVADAAQLQAAGMDATDASLALQLRPDLGAGRTTLQAATARGRYVVYVYEPQSPLVVEAQADRPELLLGGSLQVSVNLRDGAQPRALGEATGVLRSPDGETTPLRYRRQAGGGFVAIASPAKQAAVPGLWEAQSIVTGTDASGREVRRNVTTTFAVAVPDARFVGTAEPRRATDGGIDIAFSVDVQSGSRYAVSGVLYGRNAEGAVLPAAYAQSAAWLEAGNGELHLRFDPASLRGLAPPYELHDLRLQDQPAMGLVERRATALRFSL comes from the coding sequence ATGCGCATTCGACTCTTGACGCTGGCGCTCTTCGCCGGCGCCCTTCCGCTGACCGCCTTCGCCGCTTCGCAGAGCCTGCTGCCGCCGCAGGCCGGCGATCTCGTTCCCACCCTGGTCCACGCCCGCATCGCCAGCCCCGCCGCGACGGTGTCCAGTCGCCTCTCGCCGGCCGCGCCCCAGGTGCATGAAGAACGGCAGCCGATCCAGGTGAGCTGGGCCCTCAACCCCGCCGACCCGCTCGACGCCGCGCCGCAACCGGTGCGCCGCGAAAGCCGCGAATACTGGCGCGAAGTGAGCGACACCGAACTGCAGCGCGGCGTGGAGCTTTCGACCACCGCACCCGGCGCGATCATCCGCCTCAGTCCCGGCCAGGGCAGCGCGCGGATACAGGCGGCGGACATGCGCCTGCAGATCGGCGGCAAGCAGTTCGACGGGCGCACGGCCACGCGCCACGTCGCCGATGCGGCGCAACTGCAGGCCGCCGGCATGGACGCCACGGACGCCTCGCTTGCGCTCCAGCTGCGTCCGGACCTGGGCGCCGGCCGTACCACACTGCAGGCCGCCACGGCGCGTGGACGCTACGTCGTATACGTGTACGAGCCGCAGAGCCCGCTGGTGGTGGAAGCGCAGGCCGACCGGCCTGAGCTGCTGCTTGGCGGCAGTCTCCAGGTGTCCGTGAACCTGCGCGATGGCGCGCAGCCGCGCGCGCTGGGCGAAGCCACCGGCGTGCTGCGTTCGCCCGACGGCGAGACCACGCCGCTGCGCTATCGCCGGCAGGCCGGCGGCGGTTTCGTCGCGATCGCCAGCCCGGCGAAGCAGGCGGCCGTTCCCGGCCTGTGGGAAGCGCAGAGCATCGTCACCGGCACCGATGCCAGCGGACGCGAAGTGCGGCGCAACGTCACCACCACCTTCGCGGTCGCGGTGCCGGATGCACGCTTCGTCGGTACCGCCGAGCCGCGGCGCGCGACGGACGGCGGTATCGATATCGCGTTCAGCGTCGACGTGCAGAGCGGCAGCCGCTATGCGGTGTCCGGCGTGCTGTACGGCCGCAACGCCGAAGGCGCGGTTCTGCCCGCCGCATACGCGCAGTCGGCGGCATGGCTGGAAGCAGGCAACGGCGAACTGCATCTGCGCTTCGATCCCGCCAGCCTGCGCGGCCTGGCTCCGCCGTACGAGCTGCACGACCTGCGCCTGCAGGACCAGCCCGCCATGGGCCTGGTCGAACGGCGCGCCACGGCGTTGCGATTCTCGCTCTAG
- a CDS encoding DNA-3-methyladenine glycosylase, whose translation MARKKTPAIAWPGTPLPRVFFDRPSITVAPLLLNKVLAAADGRAGRIVEVEAYAGAIDPAAHTYRGKTARNATMFGPPGHLYVYFTYGMHWCCNCVCGPEGTGVAVLIRALEPVHGLALMRAARPRTAIDRDLCRGPARLTQAMGIDGAQDGIDLVAAAEGFTVLDDGVAPPEGLVGSPRIGISVAKDLPWRWSVPGNRYVSGPAAPRSPPLRERRG comes from the coding sequence ATGGCGCGTAAGAAGACACCGGCCATCGCCTGGCCCGGCACGCCGCTGCCGCGCGTCTTCTTCGACCGGCCCTCCATCACGGTGGCGCCGCTGCTGCTCAACAAGGTGCTCGCGGCGGCAGACGGCCGCGCCGGACGCATCGTGGAAGTGGAAGCCTATGCGGGTGCCATCGATCCCGCGGCGCACACCTACCGCGGCAAGACCGCGCGCAACGCGACCATGTTCGGTCCACCCGGCCATCTGTATGTCTATTTCACCTATGGCATGCACTGGTGCTGCAACTGCGTGTGCGGCCCCGAGGGCACCGGCGTCGCCGTACTCATCCGCGCGCTGGAGCCGGTGCATGGACTGGCGCTGATGCGCGCGGCACGTCCGCGCACGGCGATCGATCGCGATCTGTGCCGCGGCCCGGCGCGATTGACCCAGGCCATGGGGATCGACGGCGCGCAGGACGGCATCGATCTGGTCGCCGCCGCCGAGGGATTCACCGTCCTCGACGACGGCGTGGCGCCGCCCGAAGGCCTCGTGGGCAGTCCGCGTATCGGTATCAGCGTCGCGAAGGATTTGCCGTGGCGCTGGAGTGTGCCCGGCAATCGCTACGTCTCCGGGCCGGCGGCGCCACGATCGCCGCCGCTTCGCGAAAGGCGCGGGTGA
- a CDS encoding AraC family transcriptional regulator, which translates to MQNPHGFRSARTGIERLPPGYALPRHQHAEAYATVLLRGAFEQCSYAGRMRIRTGDVLVQPTLDCHADRMLSAGLTVLRLPWPREEGCGGVYAGCDVDLIARLAERDVAEASVALREHLAGRPWSPALSEDPADALAAALMAPEVVAIGDWAEEAGFARETMSRGFGRLFGVPPSRFRADWRARAAWLRITGGSEPLASIADLCGFADQAHMTRAVRRLTGAPPAAWRRESHSFKTGSGNDGRLAE; encoded by the coding sequence ATGCAGAACCCACATGGTTTCCGCTCGGCACGCACGGGGATCGAACGCCTGCCGCCGGGCTATGCGCTGCCCAGGCACCAGCATGCCGAGGCCTATGCCACCGTGTTGTTGCGCGGTGCCTTCGAACAGTGCAGCTACGCCGGACGCATGCGCATCCGGACGGGCGACGTGCTGGTGCAGCCGACGCTGGACTGTCATGCGGACCGCATGCTCAGTGCCGGACTGACCGTGCTGCGCCTGCCCTGGCCACGCGAGGAAGGATGCGGCGGTGTGTATGCCGGCTGCGACGTGGACCTGATCGCCAGGCTGGCGGAGCGGGACGTGGCCGAGGCGTCGGTGGCGTTGCGCGAACATCTTGCAGGCAGGCCGTGGTCGCCCGCGCTGTCCGAAGACCCGGCCGACGCGCTCGCCGCGGCGCTGATGGCGCCCGAGGTGGTCGCCATCGGCGACTGGGCCGAGGAGGCGGGCTTTGCCCGCGAAACGATGTCGCGCGGCTTCGGCCGCCTGTTCGGCGTGCCGCCGAGCCGCTTTCGCGCGGACTGGCGTGCGCGCGCCGCATGGCTGCGCATCACCGGCGGCAGCGAACCGCTGGCCTCGATCGCGGACCTCTGTGGTTTCGCCGACCAGGCGCACATGACGCGTGCCGTGCGCCGGTTGACCGGTGCGCCACCGGCGGCCTGGCGACGAGAGTCACATTCGTTCAAGACCGGCAGCGGAAACGACGGCAGGCTGGCGGAATGA
- a CDS encoding DUF4440 domain-containing protein has protein sequence MITLLLTLAMAGPAADSLETTLRAKDQALLDAIAPGDRALWERTLTKDAVYVDENGTIMDRQAFLASLVPLPHGVTGSIAITDYRVQAHGDSAFVIHRDEERESFHGQALLAHYLMTESWRREAGEWKLASAHVYVVNDDPPAVALPAARLAEYAGRYEAAPDLHYVVRVGDGRLMGGTEGGTMQPLLAETADVLFLKGQPRKRFVFQRDGQGRIVAFAMRREGHDVRWMKLP, from the coding sequence ATGATCACGCTACTGCTGACCCTCGCCATGGCCGGTCCCGCCGCGGACTCCCTCGAAACCACGCTGCGCGCCAAGGACCAGGCCCTGCTCGACGCCATCGCGCCCGGCGATCGCGCCTTGTGGGAGCGCACCCTGACCAAGGACGCCGTCTACGTCGACGAGAACGGGACGATCATGGATCGCCAGGCCTTTCTCGCGTCGCTGGTGCCGCTGCCGCACGGCGTCACCGGTTCCATCGCGATCACCGACTATCGTGTGCAAGCCCACGGCGACAGCGCCTTCGTCATTCACCGTGACGAGGAGCGCGAGTCCTTCCACGGACAGGCGCTGCTGGCGCATTACCTGATGACCGAGAGCTGGCGTCGCGAAGCGGGCGAATGGAAGCTGGCCTCGGCGCACGTCTACGTGGTCAACGACGATCCGCCGGCGGTGGCATTGCCAGCCGCCAGGCTCGCGGAGTACGCGGGCCGCTACGAGGCCGCGCCGGACCTGCACTACGTCGTGCGCGTCGGCGATGGCCGTCTGATGGGCGGGACCGAAGGGGGCACCATGCAGCCGTTGCTGGCGGAAACCGCCGACGTGCTTTTCCTCAAGGGGCAGCCGCGCAAGCGGTTCGTCTTCCAGCGGGACGGGCAGGGCAGGATCGTGGCCTTCGCCATGCGGCGCGAAGGCCACGACGTGCGCTGGATGAAGTTGCCCTAG
- a CDS encoding YciI family protein yields the protein MRVMVLVKATEYSEKNPFAPTPENLAMLEAMGKFNEELIKAGVMRGGDGLRPSSEGKRVAFDGPGRVVIDGPFAETKELVAGFWLWEVKDMDEAVAWVKRCPNPMPGPSEIEIRPLYEMADFQ from the coding sequence ATGCGTGTGATGGTGTTGGTGAAAGCCACTGAGTACAGCGAAAAGAACCCCTTCGCCCCCACTCCCGAAAATCTCGCGATGCTCGAGGCGATGGGCAAGTTCAACGAGGAACTGATCAAGGCCGGCGTCATGCGCGGGGGCGATGGCCTGCGGCCCTCCTCGGAGGGCAAGCGCGTGGCCTTCGATGGCCCCGGGCGCGTGGTGATCGACGGGCCCTTCGCGGAAACCAAGGAGCTGGTCGCCGGCTTCTGGCTGTGGGAAGTGAAGGACATGGACGAGGCGGTCGCGTGGGTCAAGCGCTGCCCCAACCCCATGCCGGGGCCGAGCGAGATCGAGATCCGGCCGCTGTACGAGATGGCCGATTTCCAATGA
- a CDS encoding autotransporter domain-containing protein has product MGIGALLAVAPCAAALAQSQPFTASGSANQVAVARALQSLPTRSALRTSLQSQWPADPSSAGAGYDRLSGEIHAAVGTQMIQDSHFARDAAFARLSCAAGCADGSHLWAQADGGWSHQGSDGNAGAVTRDVGGVMGGVDTLVFADRWRVGLLFGYDHASLDADSRYSTASVHNTTYGAYAGTQWDAFTLKFGAAYMRHHIVTDRSVQVPGLAASSLGTDYYGHTAQAFAELGYGMHWGRIQWQPYLQLAGLRQNIEAFREAGGPAALAGSSHKADVTYSTLGVHIVADSFQLGTVAVNARAGLGWRHATGDVDVGHTLAFRAGGTAYDLHGLVVSRNVGVLDAGLDFTLAPNAVFSLSYNGQAGSQRFVDQDLTAAMSVRF; this is encoded by the coding sequence TTGGGCATCGGTGCCCTCCTGGCGGTTGCGCCTTGCGCGGCCGCGCTCGCGCAAAGCCAGCCCTTCACGGCCTCCGGCTCGGCCAATCAGGTGGCGGTCGCCCGCGCCTTGCAGTCCTTGCCCACGCGCAGCGCGCTGCGGACGTCCCTGCAGAGCCAATGGCCGGCCGATCCGTCCAGCGCGGGCGCCGGCTATGACCGCCTATCCGGTGAAATCCATGCCGCGGTCGGCACGCAGATGATCCAGGACAGCCATTTCGCGCGCGACGCGGCGTTCGCCAGGCTTTCCTGCGCGGCCGGCTGCGCCGACGGCAGCCACCTGTGGGCGCAGGCGGATGGCGGCTGGAGCCACCAGGGCAGCGACGGCAATGCCGGCGCGGTCACGCGCGACGTGGGCGGCGTGATGGGTGGCGTCGATACGTTGGTCTTCGCCGACCGCTGGCGCGTGGGCCTGCTGTTCGGCTACGACCATGCGTCGCTCGATGCCGACAGCCGCTACTCCACCGCCAGCGTGCACAACACCACGTACGGCGCCTATGCGGGCACGCAGTGGGATGCCTTCACGCTGAAGTTCGGCGCGGCGTACATGCGCCATCACATCGTCACGGACCGCTCCGTGCAGGTGCCCGGACTGGCGGCTTCCAGTCTCGGCACCGACTATTACGGGCACACCGCCCAGGCCTTCGCGGAGCTGGGCTACGGCATGCACTGGGGCCGCATCCAGTGGCAGCCCTATCTGCAACTGGCCGGCCTGCGGCAGAACATCGAGGCGTTCCGCGAAGCCGGCGGGCCGGCCGCGCTGGCGGGCAGCAGTCACAAAGCCGACGTGACCTATTCGACCCTGGGCGTGCACATCGTGGCCGACAGCTTCCAGCTGGGCACGGTGGCGGTGAATGCGCGGGCCGGTCTCGGCTGGCGACACGCCACGGGCGATGTCGATGTCGGCCATACCCTCGCCTTCCGCGCGGGCGGCACGGCATACGACCTGCATGGGCTGGTCGTGAGCCGCAACGTCGGCGTGCTCGACGCCGGCCTGGATTTCACCCTGGCGCCCAATGCCGTGTTCTCGCTGAGCTACAACGGCCAGGCCGGCAGCCAGCGTTTCGTGGATCAGGATCTGACGGCAGCGATGTCCGTGCGCTTCTGA
- a CDS encoding VOC family protein, producing MRSILFMTAWLLGLGAAQAAAPAPAAQAATTRLDHVLLWGRGIDQVTSVMAVKLGFQVRPGRDPGGVANRYIRFADTSFIELLGITKPDPAFDPGTKEDQQALKGGPGSRTFGFRSSSLDAIRGALQAQHYAVTPFFAGPDSAKPGWRLFAFDRAPLSSNTFFIDYANDYAPDQFDPSNAGDYRATREHPNGARALSSIWLVSADADADRLQLEKMGFGHAVPVKLPEVGAKGFCVPVGPTALLALQPDGAGLAAQTMANGGPRILGVSFAVADLGRAQRWAERGYERKLATYRGLSGESVLAPTQDDLGLSIEFHAMRNGSAPCAGATSQGG from the coding sequence ATGCGCTCCATCCTGTTCATGACGGCATGGCTGCTCGGCCTGGGAGCCGCGCAGGCCGCCGCTCCGGCACCGGCGGCGCAAGCCGCGACCACCCGCCTCGACCACGTCCTGCTGTGGGGACGCGGCATCGATCAGGTCACCTCCGTCATGGCGGTGAAGCTGGGCTTCCAGGTCCGGCCCGGGCGCGATCCCGGCGGCGTGGCGAATCGCTACATCCGGTTCGCCGATACCAGCTTCATCGAGCTGCTCGGCATCACCAAGCCCGACCCTGCCTTCGACCCCGGCACGAAGGAAGACCAGCAGGCGCTGAAAGGCGGACCGGGCTCGCGCACCTTCGGCTTCCGTTCTTCGTCGCTCGACGCCATTCGCGGCGCGCTGCAAGCGCAGCACTACGCCGTCACGCCGTTCTTCGCCGGCCCCGACAGCGCCAAGCCGGGCTGGCGCCTGTTCGCGTTCGATCGCGCGCCGTTGTCGAGCAACACCTTCTTCATCGATTACGCGAACGATTACGCGCCCGACCAATTCGATCCGTCCAACGCCGGCGACTATCGCGCGACGCGCGAACATCCCAACGGCGCGCGTGCGCTTTCGTCGATCTGGCTGGTCTCGGCCGATGCCGACGCCGATCGCCTGCAGCTGGAGAAGATGGGCTTCGGCCACGCGGTGCCGGTGAAGCTGCCCGAGGTCGGCGCGAAAGGATTCTGCGTGCCGGTCGGGCCAACCGCGCTGCTCGCGCTGCAGCCCGACGGCGCGGGCCTGGCCGCGCAGACCATGGCGAACGGCGGCCCGCGCATTCTCGGCGTGAGTTTCGCGGTGGCCGACCTGGGGCGCGCGCAGCGCTGGGCCGAGCGCGGCTATGAGCGCAAACTGGCCACGTATCGCGGCTTGTCCGGCGAATCCGTCCTCGCGCCCACGCAGGACGACCTGGGCCTGTCCATCGAATTCCATGCGATGCGCAACGGCAGCGCACCCTGCGCAGGCGCAACGTCGCAGGGTGGCTGA
- a CDS encoding GlxA family transcriptional regulator, with the protein MRREIAIVVFPGFQLLDAAGPVAVFEMAERFRPDSYAISVLAPEGGVVRSSSGVCLAAEPLEARRFDTVIVAGGNLGQVEQNQERVMAWLRGEAWRRAAGVCSGAFFLAHAGLLDGRRATTHWAAAERFRQLYPQVRLDAERMFVRDGDLWTSAGISAGIDLALALVEDDLGPGIARRAAQQLVVHQRRHVGQSQYSVLVEQGGKTGRFGELIGWMRARLAEPMTVERLAERASMSPRNFARAFAAEIGATPAKVVEGLRLEAARVAVETSHLHLDHIAASTGFGDSSRMRRAFVRAFGTSPQSLRRSAGA; encoded by the coding sequence ATGCGACGCGAGATCGCCATCGTTGTTTTTCCGGGATTCCAGTTGCTGGACGCCGCCGGTCCGGTCGCCGTGTTCGAGATGGCGGAGCGGTTCCGGCCGGACAGTTACGCGATCAGCGTGCTGGCGCCGGAAGGCGGCGTCGTGCGCAGTTCCTCCGGCGTGTGCCTGGCGGCGGAACCGCTGGAAGCGCGGCGTTTCGATACGGTGATCGTCGCGGGCGGCAACCTCGGCCAAGTGGAACAGAACCAGGAGCGCGTCATGGCCTGGCTGCGCGGCGAGGCGTGGCGGCGCGCAGCCGGGGTCTGTTCCGGTGCCTTCTTCCTGGCGCACGCCGGGCTGCTCGACGGCCGGCGCGCCACCACGCACTGGGCGGCAGCCGAACGCTTCCGGCAGCTCTATCCGCAAGTGCGGCTGGATGCCGAGCGCATGTTCGTCAGGGACGGCGACCTGTGGACCTCGGCCGGCATTTCCGCCGGCATCGACCTGGCCCTGGCGCTGGTCGAGGACGATCTCGGCCCGGGCATCGCGCGGCGCGCTGCGCAGCAACTGGTCGTGCACCAGCGTCGGCACGTCGGGCAATCGCAGTACTCCGTGCTGGTGGAACAAGGCGGCAAGACCGGACGCTTCGGCGAATTGATCGGCTGGATGCGCGCACGCCTCGCCGAACCCATGACGGTCGAGCGGCTGGCCGAGCGCGCGTCGATGAGCCCGCGCAACTTCGCGCGCGCCTTCGCGGCGGAGATCGGCGCAACGCCGGCGAAAGTCGTCGAAGGCTTGCGGCTGGAAGCAGCGCGCGTGGCCGTCGAAACCAGCCATCTGCACCTGGATCACATCGCCGCCTCGACCGGCTTCGGCGATTCCAGCCGCATGCGCCGCGCCTTCGTGCGCGCCTTCGGCACCTCGCCGCAGTCGTTGCGCCGCAGCGCCGGCGCCTGA